A section of the Budorcas taxicolor isolate Tak-1 chromosome 17, Takin1.1, whole genome shotgun sequence genome encodes:
- the ADORA2A gene encoding adenosine receptor A2a, with amino-acid sequence MDGFSAYIAVELAIAVLAILGNVLVCWAVWLNSNLQSVTNYFVASLAAADIAVGVLAIPFAVTLSTGFCAACHSCLFFACFVLVLTQSSIFSLLAIAIDRYIAIRIPLRYNGLVTGSRAKGIIAVCWVLSFAIGLTPMLGWNNCSQQAGRNGSRACGQGRVACLFEDVVPMGYMVYYNFFACVQLPLLLMLGVYLRIFLAARRQLKQTQSQPAPPGERARSTLQKEVHAAKSLAIIVGLFALCWLPLHVVNCFTFFCPSCGHAPPWLMYLTIVLSHGNSVVNPFIYAYRIREFRHTFRRILRSHVLRRRPRREPFKAGGPGARALAAHDTERVGLRLNGHPPGGAWANGGAARPDGPALAPPRALPDAQLQGRRPESPGPGGPRAGAGAS; translated from the exons ATGGACGGCTTCTCGGCGTACATCGCGGTGGAGCTGGCCATCGCCGTGCTGGCCATCCTGGGCAACGTGCTGGTGTGCTGGGCCGTGTGGCTCAACAGCAACCTGCAGAGCGTCACCAACTACTTCGTGGCGTCGCTGGCGGCGGCCGACATCGCCGTGGGGGTGCTCGCCATCCCCTTCGCCGTGACCCTGAGCACCGGCTTCTGCGCGGCCTGCCACAGCTGCCTCTTCTTCGCCTGCTTCGTCCTGGTGCTCACGCAGAGCTCCATCTTCAGCCTGCTGGCCATCGCCATTGACCGCTACATCGCCATCCGGATCCCGCTCCG GTACAACGGCTTGGTGACCGGCTCGCGGGCCAAGGGCATCATCGCCGTCTGCTGGGTGCTGTCCTTCGCCATCGGCCTGACCCCCATGCTGGGCTGGAACAACTGCAGCCAGCAGGCGGGCCGGAACGGCTCGCGGGCCTGCGGGCAGGGCCGGGTGGCCTGCCTCTTCGAGGACGTGGTGCCCATGGGCTACATGGTCTACTACAACTTCTTCGCCTGCGTgcagctgccgctgctgctcatgCTCGGCGTCTACCTGCGCATCTTCCTGGCGGCGCGGCGGCAGCTGAAGCAGACGCAGAGCCAGCCGGCGCCGCCGGGCGAGCGCGCGCGCTCCACGCTGCAGAAGGAGGTGCACGCCGCCAAGTCGCTGGCCATCATCGTGGGGCTGTTCGCCCTGTGCTGGCTGCCGCTGCACGTCGTCAACTGCTTCACCTTCTTCTGCCCCTCGTGCGGCCACGCCCCGCCCTGGCTCATGTACCTGACCATCGTCCTCTCGCACGGCAACTCGGTGGTGAACCCGTTCATCTACGCCTACCGCATCCGCGAGTTCCGCCACACCTTCCGCAGGATCCTGCGCAGCCACGTGctgcggcggcggccgcggcgcgaGCCCTTCAAGGCGGGGGGCCCCGGCGCCCGCGCCCTGGCGGCCCACGACACGGAGCGCGTGGGCCTCCGCCTCAACGGCCACCCGCCCGGGGGCGCCTGGGCCAACGGCGGCGCCGCCCGGCCCGACGGCCCCGCGCTGGCGCCGCCCCGCGCCCTCCCGGACGCGCAGCTCCAGGGCCGGCGCCCGGAGTCCCCGGGCCCCGGGGGCCCCCGGGCCGGGGCAGGAGCGTCCTGA